One genomic window of Ruminococcus gauvreauii includes the following:
- a CDS encoding response regulator transcription factor, with protein sequence MRLLVVEDEIHLMDIIRRRLQKEHYSVDACADGQEALHYIEVTAYDAIVLDIMLPGISGLDILKSMRAAGNKTPVLLLTARDSVEDRVRGLDTGADDYLVKPFAFEELLARIRVMIRRQTSCEVSGEVNVLEAADLRVDTKSHEVRRAGRLIELSSREYAVLEYMMRNQGTVLSRRNIEEHVWNYDYMGGSNMIDVYIRYLRKKLDDGFDPKLIHTVRGSGYVLRSES encoded by the coding sequence ATGAGACTGTTGGTCGTTGAAGATGAGATTCATCTGATGGATATTATAAGAAGAAGACTGCAGAAGGAGCATTACAGCGTAGATGCCTGTGCAGACGGACAGGAAGCCCTGCATTATATAGAAGTGACGGCGTATGACGCGATTGTTCTGGACATCATGCTGCCGGGGATATCGGGACTGGATATTTTAAAGAGCATGCGCGCGGCAGGCAACAAGACACCGGTACTTTTACTGACTGCGAGAGACAGTGTCGAGGACCGGGTGAGGGGGCTGGATACCGGTGCGGATGACTATCTGGTGAAACCATTTGCGTTTGAGGAGCTGCTGGCCAGGATACGCGTGATGATACGGCGCCAGACCTCCTGTGAGGTATCCGGTGAAGTTAATGTGCTGGAGGCGGCAGACCTGAGAGTGGATACTAAGAGCCACGAGGTACGGCGTGCGGGAAGGCTGATTGAGCTCTCATCCAGGGAATATGCCGTTCTGGAATACATGATGAGGAACCAGGGTACCGTTCTTTCCAGGAGAAATATTGAAGAGCATGTGTGGAATTATGATTATATGGGCGGTTCCAATATGATCGATGTTTATATCCGGTATCTCAGGAAGAAGCTGGATGACGGATTTGACCCGAAACTGATTCATACGGTGCGGGGAAGCGGGTATGTGCTGAGGAGTGAATCATGA
- a CDS encoding ABC transporter ATP-binding protein, with product MGNKNLGRGMKPQVENPGKIFGRLVRYLMNRYLFQFLAVFVLIVVSVLANVQGTMFIKNLIDDYIAPLLTAEHPDFGPLALAIGKVAGFYGIGIMSTYIYNRIMVYVTQSSLQNFRDDLFAHMQRLPIQYFDTHAHGDIMSVYTNDVDTLRQMISQSMPQVLNSAITIVSVFVSMVILNIPLTAVTVIMVGIMLLATKKLAGNSGKYFARQQKDLGAVNGYIEEMMEGQKVVKVFCHEEENITRFRELNNQLFDSADKANAYANMLAPATAQLGNISYVACAIVGGILALEGIGGFTLGGLASFLTFNKSFNMPINQVSQQLNAIVMAMAGANRVFQMLDETPEADDGYVTLVNARRTAKGLEESGERTGIWAWKHVHQTDGSVDYVELKGDVVFDDVDFSYEKGKTVLHGVNLFATPGQKIAFVGSTGAGKTTITNLINRFYDIQDGKIRYDGININKIKKSDLRRSLGIVLQDTHLFTGTVMENIRYGKLNASEEEVIAAAKLANADSFIRRLPGGYETMLTGDGANLSQGQRQLIAIARAAVADPPVLILDEATSSIDTRTERIVQDGMDKLMRGRTTFVIAHRLSTVRNSDCIMVLEQGRIIERGTHEQLLEEKGKYYQLYTGNAISA from the coding sequence ATGGGAAATAAAAATCTGGGCAGGGGGATGAAGCCGCAGGTGGAAAACCCCGGAAAGATATTCGGGCGGCTGGTCCGCTATTTGATGAATAGATATCTGTTCCAATTCCTTGCGGTTTTTGTGCTGATTGTAGTCAGTGTCCTCGCCAATGTGCAGGGGACGATGTTTATCAAAAATCTGATCGATGATTATATTGCGCCTCTGCTGACGGCGGAGCATCCGGACTTCGGACCCCTTGCACTGGCAATCGGAAAGGTTGCGGGATTTTACGGAATCGGAATTATGTCTACGTACATTTATAATCGGATTATGGTTTACGTCACACAGTCTTCGCTGCAGAATTTCAGGGATGACCTGTTTGCACATATGCAGCGTCTTCCCATACAGTATTTTGACACGCACGCTCACGGGGACATCATGTCGGTGTACACAAACGACGTCGATACCCTGCGTCAGATGATCAGCCAGAGTATGCCGCAGGTGCTGAACAGTGCGATCACGATCGTAAGTGTGTTCGTCAGCATGGTGATCCTGAATATTCCGCTGACGGCTGTCACTGTTATTATGGTAGGAATTATGCTGCTTGCGACGAAGAAACTTGCCGGCAACAGCGGAAAGTATTTTGCCCGGCAGCAGAAGGACCTCGGAGCGGTGAACGGATACATTGAAGAGATGATGGAAGGTCAGAAAGTCGTGAAGGTTTTCTGCCATGAGGAAGAGAATATCACACGGTTCCGGGAACTGAATAATCAGCTGTTTGACAGTGCCGATAAGGCAAATGCGTATGCAAATATGCTGGCACCGGCAACTGCACAGCTGGGGAACATCAGCTATGTGGCGTGTGCGATTGTTGGCGGAATCCTGGCACTCGAAGGTATCGGTGGTTTTACACTCGGGGGCCTTGCCAGTTTTCTGACGTTTAACAAGAGCTTTAATATGCCGATCAACCAGGTGAGCCAGCAGCTTAATGCGATTGTCATGGCCATGGCGGGGGCAAACCGTGTGTTTCAGATGCTGGATGAGACTCCGGAGGCGGATGACGGCTACGTGACCCTTGTCAATGCAAGGCGGACAGCGAAAGGACTGGAGGAATCCGGGGAACGCACGGGGATCTGGGCCTGGAAGCATGTACATCAGACGGATGGCTCCGTGGATTATGTGGAACTGAAGGGTGATGTCGTCTTCGATGATGTTGATTTCAGTTATGAAAAAGGAAAGACGGTGCTGCATGGCGTTAATCTCTTTGCCACGCCGGGACAGAAGATAGCATTTGTGGGATCCACAGGAGCAGGAAAGACAACAATTACTAATCTGATCAATCGTTTTTATGATATTCAGGACGGAAAGATCCGTTATGACGGCATCAATATCAACAAAATAAAAAAATCCGACCTGCGCCGTTCACTCGGGATCGTGCTGCAGGATACGCATCTGTTTACGGGGACAGTAATGGAAAATATAAGGTACGGCAAACTGAATGCGTCAGAAGAAGAGGTGATAGCTGCGGCAAAACTGGCGAATGCGGACAGCTTTATCCGCAGACTTCCGGGCGGATATGAGACCATGCTGACAGGCGATGGGGCAAACTTAAGCCAGGGACAGCGTCAGCTGATCGCGATTGCAAGAGCAGCGGTCGCAGATCCCCCGGTACTGATCCTGGATGAGGCCACGAGTTCCATTGATACCCGGACAGAGCGTATCGTGCAGGATGGCATGGATAAACTGATGCGGGGAAGAACTACATTTGTGATCGCACACCGCCTATCCACAGTCCGCAATTCGGATTGCATCATGGTGCTTGAGCAGGGACGGATCATCGAGCGCGGGACACATGAGCAGCTGTTGGAGGAAAAGGGGAAATATTATCAGCTGTATACAGGAAACGCCATATCGGCATAA